In the genome of Gemmatimonadota bacterium, the window GACCAGAGTTTTGATAAGCCTGTTGCGTGTCTTTGTGCTTGCGTCTCCTGAGAGGATTGGTTTTTAATTGTACGTGAACGCAACTTCATATAGGTTGACTTGTTGGTGGTCAACACCCCAAATAGTTATTTCAAATCTTGTTATAGCCCCGCCCCCTTGTATCCCTGGCAGTGTCAATCCGCTGATATACCTTTGATTGTTGAAGTCAATCAAAGCCACCTGAATATAAATACTACGGTCATATATGGTTTCACCCCAATTAGCGAAAGATACCCTTACATCTGTGGCTTTAGATTCTGTTGGAGGATCAGGTGGATAATAGGTAACTGAAAGAACACTGAATCTACCCTCTAATTCAGGATCACTTTTGAGAGGATTATTATTTTCTTCTTCACAAGCCATCATCATCAAAATCATTATTATCATCAAAACCCGCATGGTAAAACTCCCATTCATTTCGTTATAAATAAAATGCGAGCAGGAGCTGGCTGTGTATTGTAATTTTTTATCGACAGCACCAACCCCTGCGATTTGAACGCTAAAACAAATATCCCAATACAAGTGAGAATTCATTGATGGCTGCGGTCACATTTTGTGTGCTCAGCAAGCTCTCTTTTTGTGTAAAACTCACGCCTCTGGATTCCAGTCCCAGGGAGAATCGCTCGCCTATAAATCGTTTTACACCCAGTGCTGCGGTAAATGCAAATTTGGTGCCTGTGTCGTAAAGTGGGATGGGGTCGCTCGCGCCCAATCCGGCTTCGATATAGATGCGCGTGGGTTTTCCCGCTCGCCAACTGTATCGGTAGGTCGCGAATATATCGCCCATATAGGTTTCTGTACTGCCCAGGCTGCTGGTGATTTCATAAGCTGCGGCGCCATAGCGCACGCCAATGGCCTGGGTTGCAGTCAGGTTGTAGATGAGTTGGCCTCCCACATACCCTGCGGTACCCGGGGGCGACGGTTCCATGTCGTTGAGTATGGTGTGTCCACTCAGTGCGAGAAAGACTTCGATACGTTTGGCTTAATCCTGGGCGTGAACGCCCTGAAGCGTAAGAAACAGTATTGAAACTAAGACTATGATGCGTGACATTAAAACCTCCATTGTTTGTTGGTGTGTGGCTTTGAAAAAGGAAAAGAGAAAGGATTTAGATTGGTCAGATAAAGATATTCTTGAACATTGTATTTCTCCTTTGTGTGTCAGGGGTTCAGAAACCGAGGGAGGCACCGCCGGGTTTTTGACGGCATTCTTCGGCGTGCGCGATGCGTTCGGGGTCATTCAGGAAGCCCAGTATCTCTATTTTTTTCAAAAAAAAAGAGACGCATTGCAAGGAATGCATCTCTAAAATAAATAAGTGGTATGACAGGGTATGTCGTGGGTGGTCAGGTTTTTTAGTATAAAGTCAGATTTTTTTCGAGTTCCTCAATTATTTCTTTGCGCAGGGACGCCGGTTCAAGGACTTCTGCATCTGCGCCATGGCTGAGTATCCAAGATTTTATTTCGTAAAAACCGCCGGCTTGAAAGGAGAGTATTATCTCGCCAGTGTCCAGTTCTTCAATTTTTTCTGAGGGGTGCCAGGTCCGCTGTTTGATGTAGGGGGCTTGCCATTTGGAGAAGCGGACTTTGATGTCTATGGGATCTTCGAGCGTGATGCCAAATGCCTGCTGGATGCGGTTTTCAATGTCCAGATCATCGGGTGGCTCAAAGGTTTGAGGTGTGATTTTGAGGGCCTGAATGCGTTCTACCGCAAGTGTGAGTAAGTCGTCGTAATCTGGATTGCGGCAGAGTAGATAATATCCGTTGTGATAATACAATAATCTAAAGGGTGTAATGGGATAGGTTTTGGTTTGTTCGGTTGTGATGGCACGATAGGTGATGTTGCACACTTTGCGTTCTTTGATTGCGCGATAAGCGGTTTCGAATATTTCGCGAGAGATTTGCTCTTTTTGCCCGCGGTGATGGGGGTAATAAGCCGCGCCCGCCTTTTCTAAAAATGCTTGTATCGGCTCTGGGAGCGTTGTTCTGATTCTGTTCAGGGTTTTCTGAAACGATTCTTTGTATGGCGTGTCCTCAAGCGGACTGACGATTCCTTCGATGAAGATCAAGGCGATAATTTCGTCGATGGGGAAGTTCAGGGCTGGCAGGTTGTTTTTGACCGTAAAGTATTTTTTACGGTCTCGCACCTTTTCTTCGATGATGAAGCTCACTTCGGATAGCGTATTGAGATCCCTTTGTATGGTGCGCGTTGAGACGCCCCATTCGTCGGCGAGTTCCTGGAGTGTTGCGCCATAAGTCCGGGCGGCGAGTTCTCGAAGGATGTCCAGTTGACGGACGATTTGTCTGGTGTCTGACATGGCTATTTTGCAAATAAAAAGGGCTTACGCCATCCCGACGTAAGCCCTTGTGTTTTTATGGTGCCGAAGGTGGGACTCGAACCCACACGGCCTTGCGGCCACTGGATTTTGAGTCCAGCGCGTCTACCAATTCCACCACTTCGGCACCTGAAGTCCTGTGGTCAAGAATATCCCAAACGCGGGATTGCGTGTCAAGGGTTTTTGAAGTGATCTGTTTCGGCGCGTGGCGGTCCGATGATTTCGTTGTAGATGATGGCTTTTCGGATGGTGTTGGGTTCAAAATCGAGTTTTATACGGCGTTTTTTGCGTTTGGGGCGCAGGAGTGTTTCGGTTTCTGATGCGCGTATAAAAGAGGTCTGGCCTTCGATGTAAGACGATTTGTCAGAGACGGGGCGCTTGCCATGTACTTCCTGAAATTCCGGTCCTGTGTCTGCTTCGGAGACGGGGCGCTTGCCATGTACCTCTTGAAATTCTGGTCCTGTGTCCGCTTCAGAGACGGGACGTTTGCCATGCACTTCCTGAAACTCTGAAGGGGGTTTGGGTTCTGGTTTGGGTTCTGGTTCGGGAGGTCCGAAGAGGACTTCCCATTCAGAGAGGTCAAACTCCTCTTCAAAGGGATCGTCGGCACCTGCGTCGCGGGACGTTTGCCTGCGCTGGAGTTTGGTTTCGTCGGGTTCTCTGGTGCCTCGCAGCCTTTTTATGAGCGGCGAGATAAGGCTGAAGAAGAGAAACACGATTATCGGTATGAGTACTTCCAGTTCCATGATGTAAGACCATTTGTTTTGTTATGGGGTTATGGTACGGGCGACCACAGGCATTGTCCCGTAATGTTTTTATACGGGAGGGTCGCCCCTACAAGTCACAATATCATCGTAGAGGACGGCCCCTGTGCCGTCCCTTTATTGGTTGTTGTCTTCGTCTTCTTCGGTTTCACCAGCGATGCCTTCGCGCATTTGCGTGTCGGCTTCGATGTTGCGCATGCGGTAGTAGTCCATAATGCCCATGTTGCCACTGCGAAATGCGTCGGACATTGCGAGGGGTACTTCGGCTTCGGCTTCGACGACGCGGGCGCGCATTTCTTCAACGCGTGCTGCCATTTCTTGTTCTAGTGCAACGGCCATTGCTCTGCGTTCTTCGGCGCGCGCCTGTGCGATGTTTTTGTCGGCTTCGGCCTGGTCTGTCTGGAGTTTTGCACCGATGTTGTCGCCCACATCCACGTCGGCGATGTCGATGGAGAGGATTTCGTAGGCGGTGCCCGAGTCGAGGCCCTTGTCGAGTACGGTTTTGGAGATCATGTCGGGATTTTCGAGTACGTCTTTGTGGGTTTCCGAGGAGCCGATGGTGGTGACGATGCCTTCGCCTACGCGGGCCATGATGGTTTCTTCACCTGCGCCACCGACCAGGCGTTCTATGTTGGCGCGAACCGTGACGCGAGAGGTGGCTTTGACCTGTATGCCGTCTTTGGCAACGGCGGTGACCATGGGGGTGGAGATGACTTTGGGGTTGACGCTGACCTGTACGGCTTCGAGGACGTCGCGCCCAGCAAGGTCGATGGCGGCGGCGCGTTCGCCGGTCAGACCAATGCCAGCTTTGTCTGCGGCGATGAGGGCGTTGACGACATTTTCGACATGACCCCCGGCGAGGAAGTGGGCTTCGAGAAATGCGGTGGGTATGTCGAGACCCGCTTTGGTTGCGTTGATTTGCGAGCCGAGGATGATGCGCGGGGGTACGCGACGCAAGCGCATGCCGACGAGTTCAATAATGCCGATGCGCACGCGCGCGGCAAGGGCGGAGATCCAGAGTCCGACGGGAATGAAGTAGAAAAAGAGGGAGAGTAGCAGAATGCCACCTACAACAAAGAGGAGGAGGATAATAGCGTCCATGAAAAGCTCCTTAAAAATGGTCGGTCTTATGTGTCTTCTGTTTTTCGCACAATGACGCGACTGCCTTCGATTTCGATGATTGTGACGGGTGTGTCTTTGGTTAAGTATTCTCCTTCGGTCGATACGCTGATGCGGCGACCGTCAAATACGCCGGTGCCGCCGGGGCGCAGGTCTGTAAATGCGATACCCGATGTGCCTAAAAGGTCGCTGTAGGGTGCCGCAACATATCCTTCGGAGGATTTTTCTTCTATGTCGAGTACGAGGCGGCTCCACATTCTGGATTTTGGGAGGGAACGCAGGATGAGTATGGCGAGGACACCGGTGAGGATCACAGAGAGGAGCAAGGGGGTGAGCGCGGCGTTGATGTCGTCCCAGGTCCAGAGGTCATAGCGACCCATGAGGCTTAAAAACAGGCTGGTTAAGACCAGGATTGCGCCGGGAATGGCGAGCAGGCCAAAGCCCATGACAAAAAACAGGTCGAGGAGGATGAGCGCGATGCCGAGAAAGAAGATGAGGATTTCAGACCAGTCGGCGAGGTTGACGAGCAGGTGGCTGCCGAAAAACAGGCCCAGGCAGATTAAGCCGATGGTGCCGCCGATGCCCCAGCCCGGGCTCTGGATTTCGAAGATCAGGCCCAGAAATCCCAGGGTCATGAGCAGCGAGGCCAGGTAGGGATTGGTGAGATAGCGCACGACTTGTTCGGCCCAGTTGGTCGATTGGTGGATGACGCTGGCCTGCACGAGGTCGTAGTATTTGAGTACGGCGATGAGTTTTTCCGATTCGTTTTTTTCGGAGATTTTGTGGTCGGCGATGTCGTTTTCAATAGCTTCTTCAGTGGTGAGGGTGAGTAGCTTGCCTTTGGGTGCCAGGCCCTCGACATCGACGTCTTCATCGACCATGGCTTCGGCCAGTTTGGAGGAGCGGCCGGTTTTTTCTGCTGTGGCTTTCATTTCGTTGCGGAAGTACGAGATGATTTTTTCACTGGCTTTGTTGCCCTGCATATCAACGGCTGTGGCTGCGCCAATGGTGCCGCCTTCGACCATGATGATGTGGTCGGTAGATAGCGCGATGAGGGCGCCTGCAGATATTGCGCGGGGGTTGATGAAGGCGATGGTTTTGGTCTCGCTGTAGAGGATGGCGTCCCGGATGGTGAGTGCGGCGTCGAGGGCACCGCCAGGGGTGTCGATTTCAAAGATGACGGCTTTGACGCCCGCGTCTTCTGCGTCGTTCATGACGCGCGTGACAAAAGCTGCAACACCGCCTTCAATGGTGCCGTTGATTTTGGCGACGTGTACTTCTTCTGCCCGGGTGGGCAAACCGAGTCCCAGAAGGAGTACGAGGAGTGTGAGTACGGGTTTCATCAATAAGGTCCTCCAGAATATATTTTCATGAATACCTTATATTGAGGTGGTTGTCAATGGTTTTGAGGTTTGATGCGTGGTAAGGAGGATAGGTTGCAGATGGAGAGAGATAGAAGGGTGCCGTCATCGCGGCATGATGTTGAGCCGCGACCCAGTGGGTGGTGGCAGGGCGAGACTGACCGCTGATTGCTGATAGCTTGTTTTGCGAATGCTTGACACTCTACGGGTTTTCCTGTATTTTTCCCATCCTGATATCATGTGGCGGCATAGCTCAGCTGGTAGAGCAGTGGAATCATAATCCATGGGTCGGGGGTTCGAGTCCCTCTGCCGCTACTACAAAAATCTTTTCGCTGAACTTTCTTCAAAGGTCGTAAGTTTTTGCTTCCTGAGCAACGCTTACGGCCTTTTGTTTTGCCTGTGCCAGAGTAGCTTCATTTTCCATCATCACTTGCTCTATTTCACCTTTTTGCTCTTCCGGGTCGATAATTTTCTGAACCACCATCGTCTGAGACATACCACCACCCGCTACAGCCATTTTGCTCAGCGGACGCCCAATCAACTTTTGAATATACCTCGTGCGAGCATGTTTATCGCTAATGTGTACTTTGGACAGGCTGTTCGATTTGCCAATGGTTTTCTGCCTAAGCAATTGCACTCTTTTAGGGGCACTAAACAAAATGATAGATACGATTCGAAGAGAAGTGATCGTTTCGATTTGTAAGCAGGTATTTGGTACAAATCATAGAGTAAGTTCAGTATCTAAAATTACCCCTATTTCTGAGCAGGGAATACCCAGAATAGATGGTTGTACCCAACATATTTGCTACCATGTATGTTGCCATAATTCAACTAAGAGCTATGTGTTTCGCTTCTTCCGGGATCTTCCAAATAGAGAGGACCGTTATATCCATGAAGAAGGTATTTATAGGCTTCTAAGCCAAGAACTGAGTTTGCCTGTACCGAAAATATTATATACTGATCACACCAGACAACTCGTTTCTACTAACTACATCA includes:
- a CDS encoding outer membrane beta-barrel protein; translated protein: MEPSPPGTAGYVGGQLIYNLTATQAIGVRYGAAAYEITSSLGSTETYMGDIFATYRYSWRAGKPTRIYIEAGLGASDPIPLYDTGTKFAFTAALGVKRFIGERFSLGLESRGVSFTQKESLLSTQNVTAAINEFSLVLGYLF
- a CDS encoding transcriptional regulator; the protein is MSDTRQIVRQLDILRELAARTYGATLQELADEWGVSTRTIQRDLNTLSEVSFIIEEKVRDRKKYFTVKNNLPALNFPIDEIIALIFIEGIVSPLEDTPYKESFQKTLNRIRTTLPEPIQAFLEKAGAAYYPHHRGQKEQISREIFETAYRAIKERKVCNITYRAITTEQTKTYPITPFRLLYYHNGYYLLCRNPDYDDLLTLAVERIQALKITPQTFEPPDDLDIENRIQQAFGITLEDPIDIKVRFSKWQAPYIKQRTWHPSEKIEELDTGEIILSFQAGGFYEIKSWILSHGADAEVLEPASLRKEIIEELEKNLTLY
- the floA gene encoding flotillin-like protein FloA (flotillin-like protein involved in membrane lipid rafts) — encoded protein: MDAIILLLFVVGGILLLSLFFYFIPVGLWISALAARVRIGIIELVGMRLRRVPPRIILGSQINATKAGLDIPTAFLEAHFLAGGHVENVVNALIAADKAGIGLTGERAAAIDLAGRDVLEAVQVSVNPKVISTPMVTAVAKDGIQVKATSRVTVRANIERLVGGAGEETIMARVGEGIVTTIGSSETHKDVLENPDMISKTVLDKGLDSGTAYEILSIDIADVDVGDNIGAKLQTDQAEADKNIAQARAEERRAMAVALEQEMAARVEEMRARVVEAEAEVPLAMSDAFRSGNMGIMDYYRMRNIEADTQMREGIAGETEEDEDNNQ
- a CDS encoding nodulation protein NfeD yields the protein MKPVLTLLVLLLGLGLPTRAEEVHVAKINGTIEGGVAAFVTRVMNDAEDAGVKAVIFEIDTPGGALDAALTIRDAILYSETKTIAFINPRAISAGALIALSTDHIIMVEGGTIGAATAVDMQGNKASEKIISYFRNEMKATAEKTGRSSKLAEAMVDEDVDVEGLAPKGKLLTLTTEEAIENDIADHKISEKNESEKLIAVLKYYDLVQASVIHQSTNWAEQVVRYLTNPYLASLLMTLGFLGLIFEIQSPGWGIGGTIGLICLGLFFGSHLLVNLADWSEILIFFLGIALILLDLFFVMGFGLLAIPGAILVLTSLFLSLMGRYDLWTWDDINAALTPLLLSVILTGVLAILILRSLPKSRMWSRLVLDIEEKSSEGYVAAPYSDLLGTSGIAFTDLRPGGTGVFDGRRISVSTEGEYLTKDTPVTIIEIEGSRVIVRKTEDT